The Tenacibaculum jejuense genome includes a window with the following:
- a CDS encoding helix-turn-helix domain-containing protein — translation MCELNLNIFNLVIIASIFIGTTFGSLLIFTKRINRKANSLLGLVVFIIVLWNIWVVSIDFQFTHYFTYFYLIPLHYSLVLGPLLYFYVKRMTNFSFHFSKKELLHFLPVILELSVHFLIIREAFTTQKTSIETGIFYQIIPIIQFLAIISVVSYSIYALKEIRIYQTWLNENYSDNNAYNLRWLYRLIVIFAIIWILWVPYTFIDYLVFNFQLGISDYYPMYIALSIITIWISAEAFLRPEIVFLEANKKEVHHKKEYPTEEILEKASWLKEEMKKNRFYLNSELTLKSLADNLNMHPNMLSKVINDGLNKNFSDFINEYRVNAIVEKLQSGNHDHITLLGLSFECGFNSKTTFNRVFKNIKGITPLQYKKSIENNSK, via the coding sequence ATGTGTGAACTAAATTTAAACATCTTTAATCTTGTTATAATTGCGTCGATTTTTATAGGCACTACATTTGGATCATTACTCATTTTTACCAAACGTATCAATAGAAAAGCTAATTCCCTTCTTGGCTTAGTTGTATTTATTATTGTTTTATGGAATATTTGGGTTGTAAGTATAGATTTTCAGTTCACTCATTATTTCACTTACTTTTATTTAATTCCGTTACACTACTCTTTGGTTCTTGGTCCATTATTATATTTCTATGTGAAACGAATGACTAATTTTAGTTTTCACTTTTCTAAAAAAGAACTCCTTCATTTCTTACCCGTAATTTTAGAACTCAGCGTTCATTTTCTTATTATTAGAGAAGCTTTTACAACTCAGAAAACTAGTATTGAAACAGGTATTTTTTATCAAATAATTCCAATTATTCAATTCCTTGCTATTATTTCCGTTGTTTCGTACAGTATTTATGCTTTAAAAGAAATCAGAATTTATCAAACTTGGCTTAACGAGAATTATAGTGACAACAATGCATATAATTTAAGATGGTTATATCGATTAATCGTCATATTCGCTATAATCTGGATACTTTGGGTTCCATATACTTTTATAGATTATTTAGTATTTAATTTTCAGTTAGGTATTAGTGATTATTATCCTATGTATATAGCACTTTCTATAATTACAATTTGGATTAGCGCTGAAGCTTTTTTACGACCTGAAATTGTTTTCTTAGAAGCAAACAAAAAAGAGGTTCACCATAAAAAAGAATACCCAACTGAAGAAATTCTTGAAAAAGCTTCTTGGCTAAAAGAAGAAATGAAAAAAAATCGTTTTTACTTAAATTCTGAATTAACCTTAAAATCTCTTGCCGATAATCTTAATATGCATCCTAACATGTTATCTAAAGTAATTAATGACGGATTAAATAAGAATTTTTCAGACTTTATTAATGAATATCGTGTTAATGCAATTGTAGAAAAATTACAGAGTGGTAATCACGATCATATTACTTTATTAGGATTGTCTTTTGAATGCGGTTTTAATTCAAAAACGACTTTTAATCGGGTATTTAAAAATATAAAAGGAATTACTCCTTTGCAGTATAAAAAATCCATAGAAAACAATTCTAAATAG
- a CDS encoding serine hydrolase domain-containing protein translates to MKLNFNLLCIVYLFIACNTISSSQKKNQLETPENTLFFSKVDFKTNKITSDNYTNDLTLHKDPFLNIHFTLKEPLVKSLKSLAPHLTDEQLLNSGNFQFTFLVNGKKVHIENLNKGAGTLETKTNKLTYKLPLIYPEQIDFWSWFMWLKFMKLSGGEDILTEGKHSLTVEVRSYLKDQKLKTGPILSKGTLKIEVARIKINEQLVPVQKIKPINDWKISKVNYDTNKIEALNRKIAEKRFDQINGIIVIKNNELLIEEYFNGANRNSLHDVRSVGKSFASTLLGIAIQENHINNEKALLKDFYNLRSFKNYTQKKDSVTLESLLTMSSGFLGDDTNYNSPGNEEKMYPTKNWVDFTLNLPMEKDKKIGFDFSYFTAGVVVLGDVIHKSVPEGLVSYADKKLFKPLEITNYKWQYTPQKVGNTAGGIQLRAIDFAKYGQLYKNKGTWKDKQILNEKWVEKTLSKQVSLANIGLENEYYGFLFWNKTYTVNNKTYEVSYCSGRGGNKIFIFKDIPFVVVITASAYNAPNAHSNVDKMMEEYILPAVIDKKLEYSQNFTGIIFD, encoded by the coding sequence ATGAAATTAAATTTTAACTTACTGTGTATTGTTTATCTCTTTATTGCTTGCAATACTATAAGTTCTTCTCAGAAAAAAAATCAATTAGAAACACCAGAAAACACCTTGTTTTTTTCTAAGGTTGATTTCAAAACCAATAAAATCACGTCCGATAATTATACAAATGATCTCACATTACATAAAGACCCCTTTTTAAATATTCACTTTACGCTAAAAGAACCACTTGTAAAAAGTCTTAAATCATTAGCTCCTCATTTAACTGACGAGCAATTATTAAACAGTGGAAATTTTCAATTTACTTTTTTAGTAAATGGTAAAAAAGTACATATCGAAAATTTAAATAAAGGTGCTGGTACTTTAGAAACTAAAACCAATAAACTTACCTATAAACTTCCTTTAATTTATCCTGAACAAATTGATTTTTGGAGTTGGTTTATGTGGTTAAAATTTATGAAATTAAGTGGTGGAGAAGATATTTTAACTGAAGGAAAACATTCGCTGACTGTAGAAGTAAGATCGTATTTGAAAGATCAAAAATTAAAAACAGGACCTATTTTATCTAAAGGAACTTTAAAAATTGAAGTTGCAAGAATTAAAATTAACGAACAATTAGTCCCTGTTCAAAAAATAAAACCAATTAACGATTGGAAAATTTCAAAGGTTAACTACGATACAAATAAGATTGAAGCTTTAAACAGAAAAATAGCTGAGAAAAGATTTGATCAAATTAATGGAATTATAGTCATAAAAAACAATGAACTTTTAATTGAAGAATATTTTAATGGAGCCAATAGAAATAGTTTACACGATGTTAGATCTGTGGGGAAATCTTTTGCTTCTACTCTATTAGGAATTGCAATTCAAGAAAATCATATTAATAATGAAAAAGCTCTTTTAAAAGATTTTTACAACTTAAGGTCTTTTAAAAACTATACTCAAAAGAAAGACAGTGTCACTTTAGAATCGTTATTAACTATGAGTTCTGGTTTTCTTGGCGACGACACAAATTATAATAGTCCAGGAAATGAAGAAAAAATGTATCCAACCAAAAATTGGGTTGATTTTACATTGAACTTACCCATGGAAAAAGATAAAAAAATAGGATTTGATTTCAGTTATTTTACTGCTGGAGTTGTTGTTTTAGGAGATGTAATTCATAAATCTGTTCCTGAGGGATTGGTTTCTTATGCTGACAAAAAATTATTTAAACCTCTCGAAATTACTAATTACAAATGGCAATATACACCCCAAAAAGTGGGAAATACAGCTGGAGGAATTCAATTAAGAGCCATTGACTTTGCGAAATATGGACAGCTATATAAAAACAAAGGAACTTGGAAAGACAAGCAAATTCTTAATGAAAAGTGGGTAGAAAAAACCTTATCTAAACAAGTGTCGCTAGCTAATATTGGATTAGAAAATGAATATTACGGTTTTCTATTCTGGAATAAAACATATACTGTAAACAACAAAACTTATGAAGTTTCATATTGTAGTGGTAGAGGCGGAAATAAAATCTTCATTTTTAAAGATATTCCTTTTGTTGTTGTTATTACTGCTTCGGCATATAATGCTCCAAATGCTCATTCTAATGTTGATAAAATGATGGAAGAATACATACTTCCTGCTGTAATCGATAAAAAATTAGAATATTCTCAAAACTTTACTGGTATCATTTTTGATTGA
- a CDS encoding mechanosensitive ion channel family protein, with protein MKTIDFDEILKLIQEKAIVYVPKLLLGGLILWIGMKLANRLINFLSKILEKAGFDDTIRPFLVSMLSFILKGALLLIVASILGVNLSSLVALLAAIGFAIGMALQGSLGNFASGILILTLKPYKSGDWIQVEEKFGKVEEIGIFSTTIVSPGHKTLIIPNAKITDGVVTNYSKKGMVRLEINVTMPYAESFPKVKEIIKTALANVNNILTEPETEIGIETFDSHSIELTIRPYVHPEDFWQVTFDTHETVKKAFSDHKIQVAYSEGVELGSIGE; from the coding sequence ATGAAAACTATTGATTTCGATGAGATCTTAAAACTTATTCAAGAAAAAGCCATAGTGTATGTTCCTAAATTACTTTTAGGAGGTCTTATTTTATGGATAGGAATGAAGTTAGCAAATCGTTTAATTAACTTTCTATCAAAAATTCTTGAGAAAGCTGGCTTTGATGATACGATTCGTCCGTTTTTGGTATCGATGCTCAGCTTTATTTTAAAAGGAGCTTTATTACTTATCGTAGCTTCTATTTTGGGTGTAAATCTTTCTAGTTTAGTTGCATTACTCGCTGCTATTGGCTTTGCTATTGGTATGGCTTTACAAGGAAGTTTAGGAAATTTTGCGTCTGGGATATTGATTTTAACACTAAAACCCTACAAATCTGGAGATTGGATTCAAGTTGAAGAAAAATTTGGAAAGGTAGAAGAAATTGGGATTTTTAGTACAACCATTGTTTCACCTGGTCATAAAACATTAATTATTCCTAATGCAAAAATTACTGATGGTGTAGTTACTAATTATTCTAAAAAGGGAATGGTTCGTTTGGAAATTAATGTAACTATGCCTTATGCTGAAAGCTTTCCAAAGGTAAAAGAGATTATAAAAACTGCTTTAGCCAATGTAAATAATATACTAACAGAGCCTGAAACTGAAATTGGGATTGAAACTTTTGACTCTCATAGTATTGAATTAACTATTCGTCCTTATGTACATCCTGAAGATTTTTGGCAAGTTACTTTCGATACTCATGAAACGGTTAAAAAAGCTTTTAGTGATCATAAAATTCAAGTGGCATATTCAGAAGGTGTAGAACTTGGTAGTATTGGTGAATAA
- a CDS encoding DUF547 domain-containing protein encodes MTHASLLDISEQLLLTIKENKDTTKLKLTLSFTPFEEFKNELKNDTDKKVFWINIYNAYFQILRKELHITKPKIYTEKIIKIAEHYFSLDDIEHGILRKYRYKYSLGFLANFFASKLIKSLAVKIIDYRIHFALNCGAKSCPPIAFYNAEKINEQLDLATQSFLENETIFFHDKKEVHVTMLFKWFLKDFGNFKGIRNIYKTQLNKDISKYTIKFTPYSWEENLDNFIS; translated from the coding sequence ATGACTCATGCTTCTTTACTTGATATCTCTGAACAACTTTTATTGACAATAAAAGAAAATAAAGATACTACAAAACTAAAATTAACACTATCGTTTACTCCTTTCGAAGAATTTAAAAATGAGTTAAAAAATGATACCGACAAGAAAGTATTTTGGATTAATATTTACAATGCTTATTTCCAAATTTTAAGAAAAGAGCTACACATTACAAAACCTAAAATTTATACTGAAAAAATTATTAAAATAGCTGAGCATTACTTTAGCCTAGATGACATAGAACATGGTATTTTAAGAAAGTATAGGTATAAGTATTCTTTAGGTTTCTTAGCTAATTTCTTTGCTTCTAAATTAATTAAATCTTTAGCTGTAAAAATAATTGATTATCGAATTCACTTTGCTTTGAATTGTGGTGCAAAAAGCTGTCCACCAATTGCGTTTTATAATGCTGAAAAAATAAATGAACAACTTGATTTAGCTACACAATCGTTTTTAGAAAACGAAACTATCTTCTTTCATGATAAAAAAGAAGTTCACGTGACCATGTTATTCAAATGGTTTTTGAAAGATTTTGGTAATTTTAAAGGGATTCGTAACATTTACAAAACACAGTTAAATAAAGATATTTCTAAATACACTATAAAATTCACTCCATATTCTTGGGAAGAAAATTTAGATAATTTTATTTCATAA
- a CDS encoding Dps family protein → MNYLTRNKEENLLVAKQLNQLLADYHVYYQKLRNFHWNIVGENFFELHEKFEEMYTDARGKIDEIAERILTLQFHPVSRYSRYLKISSISETSPFQTDRDMILILLEDHKKLLYQMNVVIKKAEKVSDEGTIDLIGGYVKDLEKTSWMLNAWTKSKVSQLKADIVLA, encoded by the coding sequence ATGAATTATTTAACAAGAAATAAAGAAGAAAATTTACTAGTAGCAAAACAATTAAATCAATTGTTAGCAGATTATCATGTGTATTATCAAAAATTAAGAAATTTCCACTGGAATATTGTAGGAGAAAACTTTTTTGAATTACATGAGAAATTTGAAGAAATGTATACTGATGCAAGAGGAAAAATAGATGAAATTGCAGAGCGAATACTAACATTACAGTTTCACCCGGTAAGTAGATATAGTAGATACTTAAAAATATCTTCAATTTCAGAAACATCTCCGTTTCAAACCGATAGAGATATGATTTTAATTTTATTAGAAGATCACAAGAAGTTATTATATCAAATGAATGTAGTAATTAAAAAAGCAGAAAAAGTAAGCGATGAAGGAACAATAGATTTAATTGGAGGCTACGTAAAAGATTTAGAAAAAACAAGTTGGATGTTAAATGCTTGGACAAAAAGTAAAGTATCTCAGTTAAAAGCAGATATCGTATTAGCATAG
- a CDS encoding helix-turn-helix domain-containing protein: MKKIHITATTTEGTVQQIQEVIGGEITERWGEYILSVNNDKAFGKITFITFEWGGSLLEYDITFFDDIHLIMDTTMYNPIHFVYTLEGYSLHRFELEDIKRKVDQFQPVIITSKKGGYNYGYFEKNVKVFINLVQVSRKEFIKKRLNDASILNQKLYEVFHDKQHENTFAYFGTYNLKLSNLVKRLNKIKQKGMIRILMKEGIIYQILSEHMLQHNKDVKKKKEIVTDLTKKEIKLIRKLAAKITKDVSEDYTVEQMANEIGLTQVKLQEGFKLLFSRTVIEYLRHVRLEKARDLLNNTDYNISQVVYTIGFSSRSYFSKIFKRKYGLTPSQFLKNKKESKIKIA, translated from the coding sequence ATGAAAAAAATTCATATTACTGCTACGACAACAGAAGGAACTGTACAACAAATTCAAGAAGTAATTGGAGGAGAAATTACAGAAAGATGGGGAGAATATATCTTAAGTGTCAATAATGATAAAGCTTTTGGTAAAATTACTTTCATAACTTTTGAGTGGGGAGGAAGCCTTTTAGAATATGATATCACTTTCTTTGATGATATTCATTTAATAATGGATACAACCATGTATAACCCTATTCATTTCGTTTATACTTTAGAAGGATATTCCTTACATCGATTCGAGTTGGAAGATATTAAACGAAAAGTAGATCAATTTCAACCAGTAATTATAACAAGTAAAAAAGGAGGATATAATTACGGATACTTTGAAAAAAATGTAAAAGTCTTCATCAATTTAGTTCAAGTAAGTAGAAAAGAATTTATAAAAAAGAGGCTAAATGATGCTTCAATTTTGAATCAAAAACTATATGAAGTTTTTCATGATAAACAACATGAAAACACCTTTGCTTATTTCGGAACATATAATTTAAAGTTGTCTAACCTTGTAAAGAGGCTAAATAAGATAAAGCAAAAAGGAATGATTCGTATCCTAATGAAGGAGGGAATTATTTATCAGATTTTATCTGAGCACATGTTACAGCATAATAAAGATGTTAAAAAGAAAAAAGAGATTGTAACAGATCTTACCAAAAAAGAAATCAAATTAATTCGAAAGTTAGCTGCGAAAATTACAAAAGATGTTTCTGAAGATTATACTGTAGAGCAAATGGCCAATGAAATCGGGCTTACTCAAGTAAAACTTCAAGAAGGATTTAAATTATTATTTTCTAGAACTGTAATTGAATATTTAAGACATGTTCGTTTAGAAAAAGCAAGAGATCTATTAAACAATACAGATTATAATATTTCTCAAGTAGTTTATACCATAGGTTTTAGTAGTAGAAGTTACTTTTCTAAAATTTTTAAACGAAAATACGGTTTAACTCCTAGTCAATTTTTGAAAAATAAAAAAGAGTCTAAAATAAAAATTGCTTAA
- a CDS encoding YqjF family protein translates to MSFLKAEWRKLVMINYAINPEILEPYVPKGTLLDFFEGKCYVSVVGFMFLNTKLLGIKVPFHVNFEEVNLRFYVKREHEGETKRGVVFIKEIVPKSAITFVANTIYNEHYETLPMQHHWNITEEKINVEYKWKKHKKWNRIAVKTTTEQQEISPNSEIEFIAEHYWGYSDKGTKTTTEYEVKHPTWQFYPVISSEIEVDFKANYGDDFEFLKDEKPTSIFLLEGSEVSVEGKRSIVDYI, encoded by the coding sequence ATGAGTTTTTTAAAAGCAGAATGGCGAAAGTTAGTTATGATTAATTATGCAATTAATCCAGAAATATTAGAACCATATGTACCTAAAGGAACATTGTTAGATTTTTTTGAAGGTAAATGCTATGTAAGTGTAGTTGGTTTTATGTTTTTAAACACGAAATTGTTAGGTATAAAAGTTCCTTTTCATGTTAATTTCGAAGAAGTAAATCTTAGATTCTATGTAAAAAGAGAACACGAAGGAGAAACAAAAAGAGGTGTTGTTTTTATTAAAGAAATTGTACCAAAATCAGCAATTACTTTTGTTGCAAATACAATTTATAATGAACATTACGAGACGTTGCCAATGCAACATCATTGGAATATTACTGAAGAAAAGATAAATGTAGAGTATAAATGGAAAAAACATAAAAAGTGGAATCGTATTGCTGTAAAAACTACAACTGAGCAACAAGAAATTTCACCAAATTCTGAGATAGAATTTATTGCTGAACATTATTGGGGATATTCTGACAAAGGGACAAAAACAACTACAGAATATGAAGTAAAACACCCAACGTGGCAGTTTTATCCGGTAATTAGTTCAGAAATAGAGGTTGATTTTAAAGCAAATTATGGAGATGATTTTGAGTTTCTAAAAGACGAAAAACCAACATCCATATTTTTATTAGAAGGATCAGAAGTTTCTGTGGAAGGAAAACGTTCTATAGTAGACTATATTTAA
- a CDS encoding SRPBCC family protein — MPTIMLFTKIKAPKQLVFDLSRSIELHKISTQETNERVVAGRKSGLIELGETVTWRAKHLGVYQNFTSKITGCVPSSYFADKMIKGAFKKFRHEHFFSYQNNTTLLVDVMEYISPLGILGKFVDYLFMEKYMTRFLIERNHTIKSYAESGKWKEIIT; from the coding sequence ATGCCAACAATCATGTTATTCACTAAAATAAAAGCACCGAAACAATTAGTTTTCGATTTATCAAGAAGTATCGAGTTGCATAAAATTTCAACTCAAGAAACAAACGAAAGAGTAGTAGCAGGAAGGAAATCAGGATTAATAGAATTAGGAGAAACTGTTACTTGGCGAGCAAAACATTTAGGAGTTTATCAGAATTTTACATCTAAAATTACAGGATGTGTTCCATCGAGCTATTTTGCAGACAAAATGATAAAAGGAGCTTTTAAAAAATTTAGGCACGAACATTTTTTCTCATACCAAAATAATACTACTTTGTTAGTAGATGTTATGGAGTATATTTCACCTTTGGGAATACTAGGAAAGTTTGTCGATTATCTTTTCATGGAAAAGTATATGACGCGTTTTTTAATAGAAAGAAATCATACAATAAAATCTTATGCTGAGTCTGGAAAATGGAAGGAAATTATAACATAA